A genomic window from Arvicola amphibius chromosome 5, mArvAmp1.2, whole genome shotgun sequence includes:
- the LOC121677201 gene encoding protocadherin alpha-13-like has protein sequence MLLSWQKNPGSRCLLLWLLLATWEAGNSQLRYSVPEEAKHGTFVGRIAQDLGLELAELVPRLFRVASKDRGDLLEVNLQNGILFVNSRIDREALCGRSAECSIHLEVIVDRPLQVFHVEVEVRDINDNPPVFPETNKSIVVAESRPPETRFPLDGASDADIGVNSALTYRLDPSDYFALDTQNNRERTSSLSLVLKKSLDREEIKEHRLLLTASDGGKPEMTGTVQLLITVLDVNDNTPEFDRFIYKVRVLENARNGTLVINLNATDPDEGTNGDIIYSFRRPVSPAVGYAFYIDPSSGEVRTKDQLDYEENKLYEIPVEAVDKGNIPMTGHCTLLVEVLDVNDNAPEVTITSLSLPVREDAQPSTVIALVSVSDRDSGDNGQVTCFLTPHVPFKLVSTFRNYYSLVLDSALDRETTPDYKLVVTARDGGSPSLWATASVSVEVADVNDNAPMFAQPEYTVFVKENNPPGAHIFTVSAMDADAQENALVSYSLVERRVGERSLSSFVSVHAESGKVFALQPLDHEELELLQFQVSARDAGVPSLGSNVTLQVFVLDENDNAPTLLPHGAVGDGGSVSQLVPRSVGSGHVVAKVRAVDADSGYNAWLSYELQSAAGGMRSPFRVGLYTGEISTTRSLDEADVQRQRLLVLVKDHGEPALTATATVLVSLVENGQAPKISSLASESTASSEASLVTVNVYLIIAICAVSSLMVLTLLLYTALRCSATPTDGACAPGKRVLVCSSAVGTWSYSQQRRQRVCSGEGPPKTDLMAFSPSLPPVLGSAEETCQRERQVENLKEVSEALFTFPVPHFGEL, from the exons ATGTTGTTATCCTGGCAAAAAAATCCAGGATCCCGATGCCTCCTGCTCTGGCTACTTCTCGCAACCTGGGAGGCCGGGAACAGCCAGCTGCGCTACTCGGTTCCGGAAGAGGCCAAACACGGAACCTTCGTGGGCCGCATCGCTCAggacctggggctggagctggcgGAGCTGGTGCCCCGCCTGTTCAGGGTGGCGTCTAAGGACCGCGGGGACCTTCTGGAGGTAAATCTGCAGAATGGCATTTTGTTTGTGAATTCTCGGATCGACCGGGAGGCGCTGTGCGGGCGGAGCGCGGAGTGTAGCATCCACCTGGAGGTGATCGTGGACCGGCCGCTGCAGGTTTTCCacgtggaggtggaggtgagagACATTAACGACAACCCGCCTGTGTTCCCCGAAACCAACAAAAGCATCGTGGTTGCAGAATCAAGACCTCCAGAAACTCGATTTCCACTAGATGGCGCATCGGATGCAGATATCGGAGTCAATTCCGCCTTGACCTACCGATTGGATCCCAGTGATTATTTCGCTTTGGACACTCAAAACAATCGTGAGCGAACTTCTTCATTATCACTTGTGTTAAAGAAATCATTAGACCGAGAAGAAATTAAGGAGCATAGATTACTACTAACAGCTAGTGACGGAGGCAAACCGGAAATGACTGGCACAGTTCAGCTGCTGATCACTGTCCTCGATGTGAATGACAATACTCCAGAATTTGATCGGTTCATTTATAAAGTTAGAGTGTTAGAGAATGCACGTAACGGAACACTAGTGATTAACTTAAATGCCACAGATCCCGACGAGGGAACAAATGGAGATATAATTTATTCCTTCAGGCGGCCTGTATCCCCTGCGGTGGGGTATGCATTTTATATAGATCCCAGCAGCGGAGAAGTTAGAACGAAAGACCAACTagattatgaagaaaataaattatatgagaTACCCGTGGAGGCAGTGGACAAGGGGAATATCCCAATGACAGGCCATTGTACCCTTCTGGTGGAAGTACTAGATGTAAATGATAATGCACCAGAGGTCACGATTACTTCCCTGTCACTCCCAGTCAGAGAAGATGCCCAGCCGAGCACTGTCATAGCTCTGGTCAGTGTATCCGACCGTGACTCTGGTGACAATGGGCAGGTGACCTGCTTCCTGACCCCTCATGTCCCCTTCAAGTTGGTGTCCACTTTCAGGAATTACTATTCGCTCGTGCTGGACAGCGCCCTGGACAGAGAGACCACACCTGACTATAAGTTAGTGGTGACAGCTCGCGACGGGGGCTCACCCTCACTGTGGGCCACCGCCAGCGTGTCCGTGGAGGTGGCTGACGTGAATGACAACGCGCCCATGTTCGCGCAGCCCGAATATACGGTGTTCGTGAAGGAGAACAACCCGCCTGGTGCGCACATCTTCACGGTGTCGGCCATGGACGCAGATGCGCAGGAGAACGCGCTGGTGTCCTACTCGCTGGTGGAGAGGAGGGTGGGCGAGCGCTCGCTGTCGAGCTTCGTGTCTGTGCACGCGGAGAGCGGCAAGGTGTTCGCGCTGCAGCCCCTGGACCATGAGGAGCTGGAGCTGCTGCAGTTCCAGGTGAGCGCGCGGGATGCTGGTGTGCCTTCCCTGGGCAGCAATGTGACTCTGCAGGTGTTTGTGCTGGACGAGAACGACAATGCGCCCACGCTGCTGCCTCACGGAGCTGTCGGAGACGGCGGGTCAGTGAGCCAGCTTGTGCCTAGATCAGTGGGTTCAGGGCACGTAGTAGCGAAGGTGCGCGCTGTAGATGCGGACTCTGGTTACAATGCATGGCTGTCTTATGAGCTCCAGTCGGCGGCAGGGGGCATGCGCAGCCCGTTTCGCGTGGGTCTGTACACTGGCGAAATCAGCACAACGCGCTCCCTGGACGAAGCAGATGTTCAGCGCCAGCGTCTGTTGGTGTTGGTTAAAGATCATGGTGAACCCGCGTTGACCGCTACGGCCACGGTGCTGGTGTCTCTGGTGGAGAATGGTCAGGCACCCAAAATCTCTTCCCTCGCTTCCGAGAGCACTGCATCTTCTGAGGCATCGCTAGTGACAGTCAATGTATACCTGATCATCGCCATTTGCGCGGTGTCCAGCCTGATGGTGCTCACGCTGCTGCTGTACACCGCGCTGCGCTGCTCAGCGACGCCCACAGATGGAGCCTGTGCTCCGGGCAAGCGCGTGCTGGTGTGCTCCAGCGCCGTGGGGACCTGGTCATACTcacagcagaggaggcagagggtgTGCTCTGGAGAGGGTCCGCCCAAGACCGACCTCATGGCCTTCAGCCCCAGTCTCCCTCCTGTGCTAGGCTCTGCAGAGGAGACATGCCAGAGAGAAAGGCAGGTAGAAAATTTGAAAGAG GTGTCTGAAGCTTTGTTCACTTTCCCTGTTCCTCACTTTGGAGAGCTTTGA